In Rhipicephalus sanguineus isolate Rsan-2018 chromosome 1, BIME_Rsan_1.4, whole genome shotgun sequence, the DNA window CGCTTACGTGGCTGTGACTGTGAGCTAGATCATGTAACGAAGAAGCAAGACCTAAGGTCCAGCGAAAAGCGCGGCGTAATGCATGCTTCTTTCAACCCTAAGTCTGAAAATGCCGCCAAACCGTCGTTTAATACGACGCCACGGGATGGCGCGACGTGTCTGTCTGTATtaggatgccccccccccccccccccccccgggaacaGGGTGGTGACACCCTTTATCCAGGTGAGCGCCATATTGGGTCGAAGTCGTTGACGCGGACGCCGCCTCTTCTTAAGTTGACGTGCAAACCTTATGATGGACACGCGTGTGAAACTGTAGAAATAAAAGAAACCGGGCATTATATTCAAGGCGTCTGCCGATTCCGCACGTCTGCGTGCTCCGACACAACATGGCGGCTCTGTCGGAGTTGTTGCCACCCTAAATCCTGCCTACATGATTACTCCTTGAGCCTAGCACTATACAGCTTCGTTGTGATATGACTGCCACGCACACCTGCGTGCGTGGCCATCTATAATATCGAGATGGCCACGCATGTGGCTGTCGGCCCGTCGAAGTTGTCGCTGCCATTAAGATATAAGTCCGAGCTCATCTTGGATGATGGTGTGGGCAACGCCTGCGTTGCGCTAATCAAGTGGGGGACGTGGACATCGCGCTGGTCAGCCTTGACATCAGTCCGGCAGCAGCGCAAATTAAAGAAGTCTTCGCCCTGCGCTTTATTGAGTACGCACCAGGGGCTGTGATTCCTGGCTACGAAAACGGCAAGGAGAAGACGACACCGTTCGTTTTTACCGGAGATTAAACACCGACCTTCGAAAACCGGCGGTTACCAGCCTCAACGGAAGATGGCTACGGTGCGCGTCTTGTTGGCTGTCACTCCTCGCACTCGTCACTGTACACGTCAAGAAGAGATGGTGTGATTGACCATGCATTCGCTAAGGGCATTGAGCATCCCTCGATACGTCTCAAATTTCTCGACGCACTCCCCGCTGATCACCATTCTGCAAAATCAACAACTATGCGAAGCACAAcaacattttgaaaaaaaaaaaaaatgcgacacgCACGTTCGATCCAAGCCAGTTATGCCACGAGGCCCGCGCAATAATTTGAAATGGTGCTAGCTAGTTGCACTCGATTCTGCAGTTCAGAAAACTAACATTAATGACGACGTGCAAGGTGAGAAATCTGTCTTCTGAGTGGTGGGACTGGCATACACCACATAGGACAAACAGAGACCTGCGCTGTtgtttccaggggcgtagccagaaatttttttcgggggggggggggggttcaaccatactttatgtatgttcgtgcgtgcgtttgtatgtgtgcgtgcctatgtacgcaagcaaaactgaaaaatttcgggggggggggttgaacccccctaaccccccccttggctacgcccctggttgtttCGATTACATAATGTGTGTTTGATGTGACACGGACGCCGTAATGCATCGAAATAATATATGCATCATCAAGTTAATTTTCCGTCTTTGCAATACATTTGCATAAGCATATGCGCACTTAACGTTCAGTTTGCGCACTGTTTGCGTAAACATCTCTTAAGGCTTACGTCGATTCCCACCTACGCGTGGGATCCGCCCACTATTACCTTGGCTCTAACTTTGCGGCAGTCAGTGCTCGTGTTACGAGCATCGACTGGGCGCTGTTCGAATGATTTCAATATTACGAAGAAATATTTCAAAGGAACAGGCATGAAAAGGTAAGACTAAAAGCTGAAAAAATCATAGAAAAAACATAACCTTATTTAACAACACCACATTGTCACAACCtgtattgttttaaatgcgaatgcatttcttagtcgggctatgtaaggcatccggcgttgtccgcgcgcctctccgctctcactccctctcccatagcaacagctgcgggcgcgcgcgcttaacCTCgccccctagcaaccggagcaggtggcgcgggcggagtagcggagagtgagtggagaggagtagCGCGCTCCggtgtgtgagggcgctcgcatcgtgggagctcggcggagctcccgcgtgtgtggagagagtgtaggagagggtaggtgcagtgcttcgccgctccttctctcgccgttcgctctctctcctccctgcgcccccgcctcaatgcagtgcgtttgaaacgcgtttgtagtgtttgtgctgccttggcacagcctgaaaacagcgcgttctaaacgcgtttgtgctgcattgaaggcggtggcaacatccctgaggtgattacgaacgcacgtaggtagcgttcgttgaaagaggcgcccaaaagggagacacttgagcgcgtcgatgtgtccagctttacgccattaaaattactacgccgtgtactctcggcgcaagaaatgcattcgcatttcctcacgattcccttcggggaggtgggggcattttttttatttctgtccgGTCATCGCGTCCGATCATCAATGTCATCAAAATCATGGCTCTTGTGCAATCAGGGAGTGATCATTTTACTTGAATATATCCTAGCGTTGTGGTCAGATATAGCTAGATGTGCTAACGATGATGACAAGGTACACAAGTGACCAACTGAAGCTTTGCTGAACCGGCGCGTGCAGCAGTTAATACTCTAGAACCAACGTCTAGAACGTACGGTGAGGCCGACGTAAAAAGCAGCGGTACTCGGCCGATGCTATTCCCGTTCACCGACTTCCAACTATGCTCGCCACTATAGCGTTGTCACTTAATTGTGTTGCGCATCtttctgggcgcaagttcgcccacTGAACAGTTTGGTTCTTCCCATCcaaccatcatcatcagcgtATTCATGTGGAGCCGCAATTATCCCCCGCCTTCCCCCTCTCTGTTCTTGTATCACACACGAGACAGtttcaaggggtcatgaagcaccccttgggctgattgaaaaaacacatcctgcggaaagctgacacggctatgaactgctctgccaaatattacagtcgtgcgcgccgcgtaatggccacaagcggagcgcgaagttgcgatttccccaggcaccctcttttcaaacagaggccggttctcattctcgtcggtgggcggggcgtctgtccgctgtacgtcgcaagagacatagcatgcttattggccgatagccgacgtaaatcgagagcggcgttcggatcagatgcgcttcttgccgcggggtgccgccacttgccggcgccgcactcctcagtacacggtagccgcactcgcgcaagcgaatcacagcgggagagcgatcgcgtttcatgacgcgcgctggcgtaacttctttcccccatgccatccctccctgtctagcttccagtgcgctcgccggcacgagaaaagagagaaagcgctgggagcgtgcgccaaacccccgtaactccgctgattcttgacggattcgagaaatttttgcggcaatcgattcgggaggcagtacactccgatattgaggccattagatcattacttggaaaagtggttcatgacccctttcatGCAAGGGTAGAAGTTCGGTGCCATCAGCAGTCTTTACCTaaacaaatataaataataaacaaaataatCGCTGTGGTTTCATGGGTCAAAACatcgatatgactatgaggcgcCATGAGCAAGTACAGCTTCCTTTATAAAGAAGAATGCTCATGTATGCACAACAATTACAACAAAAGGAAAGGTCGACAGGGACTCCAAACAACGCCGGATGAGGTCActctttctttatttgctttcttttgtttccttgagTCACGAGAGTTGACCGAAGCAGTGAAAGTAATTTGATTTCCTTGGCCGTCGCAGAGTATTTAGCATGTATTAATGCATGTagcaggttctttttttctttcggcgACTGTTGACTAGACTGGGGTTGTCACTGCTTTGGCCGGTCACCATGCTTGCGAGGGGAATAAACGAAGTGGTGCTCAGTACGAGGCTTGCTCGAAGACCTCTGGTGCCTCGGCGTTGTCGGCGCCCGGATAAGGGCTCTTGAGGCGTACCAAGTGCAGCAGGTACCCACGCATTGAGTGCAGCAGCTGCTGCACACCCACCGCCACGCTGTAGTGGGCCAGCAGGCGTTTGGAGCAGTCCACGTACGTGTCTAGGATGAGACCCACCGCACTTGCATCGGCCGCGGCGAACTGTGCCTGGCTGCCGTGCGCAGCGCTCGACAGTCGCACGTCGCAGCGGAGCTCCTGCAGCGCATGCCGGACACGCAGCTCGCTCCACAACACTTTCCAGAGAGCGCGAATCATAAACGGAGAAGTGCAGCAACGCGGCAATGGCAACGATAATTGCACAACGTCCGTGGTCATGAGAAAAAATTTTGAAGTTTCACTGTATGCTGGAAGCACCGAAGTGCGTGTGTGAGCTAGCCAGCTGGACAGTTTCCGTATCACCTAAGTAGGACTTAGACCGGCTAGTACTCGTGTACAATGAATAACTTATTGCGAATACGAGTGCCAGAAATATAAACGGCCATAAAAATCACTGAAATTAATGCTTCATTATTCTATATTTCCTTCACGAGGCTATATGGTACGTTCAACGTATCGATCTGTTCTGACGACGCGGACCAGTTGGACATGCCGTCTTCTTATACGGCTTtctccaaaagtaaaaaaaaaaggaggatgcttgagcttcgccttcaagcgtacaacgcgatagcgtaatcgggccccgtgcgcatcgccttctcaattgctagcctagcttcgattctcggtggatgcctcaaccgtaccgcaaggaaacgaacgtccgtgcgcgtaacattggccgtttcaagctatcctagaatgcctactgcaagtacagttgcgtgtgcccactacgccataattgttcctttttgcgaatcagcgaagggcccactacgcgttcgaaaggcaacacgccaacctacgtagctgctcactttgttgatgcttttgctgacgacgttgattaaacatgtctgagcgctgtgtaatgtgtgggcctttaaaacgctcactcgttgcgcaattcacatgttttgacgcctgaggtgattctacgtttctgccccgcaatattacatgcgttaaggaggctcctcccagcacatgatattcatatagtgtttttttccgaagcagtatCAAGCAATGGCGTAGCTAGATTTTTGTTGTctattttgtttgcatctttctagatttttcgctcacggacaacgacacCGGCACCGAAATGTCTGCTAAATGACGGCATACCACCAGTGCGAAgacacaagaaagaggacgacacTGCGTGTCGTCCTCGCAGCGTCGTCCCCTTTCTTGttacagcgcagtgtgtcgtcCTCCTTCTTGTCCTGGTGCCCTTGCGCTGGTAGTATACCATCATGAatttccaacaagcccaagccgccacacctgctaaacgagctctttaacgctgtcgcgttaataaatCTTGGATGCCTTACACAAGACTAAGGCGACAGAACCAACACAACAAGATAGGGATTTGAGGTATCTTGATCATTTGCCCCGTATGTCTTCTTAGAGCGCATCTGCGAAGGCACCTTGTTAGAACAGCCGCCCTCACCTGTAGTTGGTCGGCGTTTCGTTGGCTGTTGGTAGCCACCTGGAGGGCCGTTGCGGCACCCGCGGCGCTGCGCTTGCTGTTTGCCGCAATGGCGTGGCCGCTGCAGCTCGCCACACCGTGGCTTGTGTTGGCCATGTGCTGGGCAAACGTGGTGTACGCCACTAGCAGTTGGTAGATGCGCAGGAACGCCTGCTCCTCAGTCAGCCGCTGCAAAGGGGGAGCGCGAATCGCTGCAACTTGGAGCAAGACGTGAATGTGAACGCTGGATTTTGCGTGAACACGTTTGTGAGCTGGTTGTGCTCACGCATGCCTGCTGTTCCACATATTTGCAGCAGACGAACGTTTAATAACCACGTTCCCTTGTGCTCACGAACGTGTGCAGTTGATGGCATATACCGGAATGGCTAGGACTGTAAAGATTCTGGGACCGCTTAAGATCGAAACCATTGCCGACCACTCATCCACTCGTGAGCTGTAGCAGCGGAGTCTCAAAATCAGAGCGCTGGTAAGGTATGAAATTTGCAGCGACCACTGACCAGAATGGTACAGGATCTCGGTGGTGGTTCCAGTACACAGGTGAAAACACCCCTCAATGGGCCCCGAATTTGTTTCAACCAGTCAGATGCCAAGAGAGCATTCGAAAGTGGCTAGTCTATAATGTGCATAACATGCAAGCGTCTTAGCATAACCAGAAAATGTCGCCAGTGACGCTGAGCATGTAAATAACAAACAATGTGCTGCTTAAGCTTGTACTATGCGCTGTGCAGCGTCGGGTAACTGCAGCGTCGGGTCGCTAAAATATCTTGCCTATCCCGCAACGTCACCAAACCGCGAAACTTACGACGTCAGAATTAGGAGTACGCACTAAACCGCGCATTGGTGTTAATATGTCGAGTAAAACTTTATTTGTTTCGTCTTGTTCCAaacgaaagagaagatggcatCGCGACGATGGTTTAGCAAAGGCTAGTCGTAGCAGGCGACGAGAATGGATTAATTTGCGCATATTAAATAATTTCAGGGCTTTTATAACGTCGTTGAACCGTTCGTGCGTATACAGAATCGCTCTGTAAGCACTTTGTTgaggatgcgtttttttttatcgccATAATCCAAGCTACTGAGGTCGTTGCAAGCTACAGTATGATCAGCCGGGCGAATAAGATTGATTCGGAAACACGGGCGGAATCTTCATCCACGGTCGTTCCGCGTCAGCTCTGCCCAAGTAACACTCAGCGCCCTCTGCGCGCTCATCGACTCACTTCAGCCAAGAGGATAGGGCAGGCAATGCTGTACGTTTTCCAAGAAAAGCAGAGGCATTTCCTGTGAACTGCAGTAACATTAATTGACTGAAATCTTCCTAAATGCTGCTGGTTCCCGCCCTAGCTTGCGTCGGCGGTGATGCAAATTTGATTTCAGGTAGAACGGATTAAACAGAGGATGAAAGACTGACGCCTGAGAGCCCTTGCCCAACAGTAGCCTCCTCCACGATGCAAGAGCGCAAGGTATCAAAGCGTTGCATAGGCAACTCGCACCGCAGGGGACCTACGGTGCATCGTGGTGAGGCACGGAAGACGATCTTCGCTGCAGAAGCTGGGGATACATCTAAATTTCATAATCTAATTTTGTGACAGTTGTGTCGAACGACAACTTCGCCATAGTTGTTGGTATGCCACTACGCTGCCGGCAGTGAACGCTCAcaaaggttggggggggggggaagcgccccccttgccccccccctcccggtaAATACGCCTATGCCGTTGTGGTACTGCGCATATCGCGAAATATTCAACACAGTGATCGCGAttgcgtatctgcactggtgctctcTGATAATCCTACTTGCGGACtgcgagcccgtgaggcagccgcgtgacagagcgggttctgtattgtactcatcacataaatgcacaaatggcgattgtAATTTTTATCATTGCTAACTCGATTAGCTTATTCTGATAAGCCTTTGAAAGTCATTGTATCATTTATTGTACGCGGTACTCACCAAAACGAACACCTTTTCTGATCGTGCTAtatatgtgggggggggggggggcaagggggatGTCGTTCATCCACTATATATGATGACAAACGTTTTTGTACCTCGCAAAAGCGAGCGCACATGTTACTTAgattttcctttttatttcaaCCGCGTAAAGAGACCATATTGGTGCAACGGATATTGCAGCGTTCCGTTCTTTCTAGAAATTGACTACTGTGACCAAATCCATTCTAATTGGTTACGAAAAATCTTGCCCGTATTTCCCAGGCAAAGTAGCACAAATGTTACCATTCGCTGAAGTGCTGCTAGCCGAAAcagtgtgtgcgtgtatatataggcgctGCGCAAAGCGCCGGCAACGCTGCCTGTCGCCACGGCTCGAAAGCGTAGACGGGCtcgggcgagcagtgttcccatGAGCGTCAAGGCGAGTGCTGTAGTTGCTGTGGTAGTTGCGTCTTCCATCGCAATTTAACGCTTATGTAAGCCTTCAGCGATGCCCAGAAACAACTGCTGCGCAGTTGGCTGCTTgaacacgtacaaaaactcgTCAGGAACACACTTCTACAAGCTTCCGGTGCGGCTTCACGAGGAAGAGCCGAAGAGCTGCTACGGCGGTGGTTGATTGCCACTGTTCGACAGAGAAGGTAAGCAATCGTGCTTTGTTTACGGCTGTGTTAGAGCGTTTTACCACGtgtttatttctccatttatgtcatTACGCCTTTCGTGAACGCTACCATGTTTACAGTTGCTCGCCTCGTCTAAATTCTGgatgctacaatgcacatgaggttgttgtcGCTTATGAGACGCGATGccttgctttgaaaaaaaaaacgcatgatgCGAAGCAGTAAGCCAGACAATGCGGAGTAAAGCTactgtgatgaggtttattggtgtaatgaagtcgcgacgaaaagggaccgtacactgacacagtgcaaggctggcaaaaggcggcacaggctctcgcgcaatcagaacgcgggtcgtttctcgtcctccttcacaggcgcatactcggtcgtgcatctgctccactacaatgcccccggggtgaagcgtagccatcctggcgactcagggagtacgtagaatgatggggtcgtagtagggcttgagacggtcaacgtgtacggtctcgcgtcctcgacagcgcaaatctggcgattgtgtgaggggctcgacgaggtagttcaccggcgaggtggcacgaatgatacggtagggaccatggtaccgcgccagaagtttagaggagaggccagggacgtgggggggtacccaaagccaaacaagggagccaggagaAAACGTAGgcgctgggtgatgaacgtcgtcatgtcgcgtcttttgtcgaccttgtgcttcacctgtcagggaacgagccaactgacggcagtcttcggcgtatctggcgacttcagaaactggagtgcactcagaggcatcaggtcggtacgggagtatggtgtccagtgggtgggaaggttcgcggccgtacaagagaaagaacggggaaaagccggtagtcgcttgcgtcgcggtgttgtaagcgaacgtaacaaaaggtagtacagtgtcccagttggtgtggtctgaggatgtatacatcctcaacatgtcgccgagtgtgcggttgaaccgttcggtgagaccatttgtctgtggatggtaggcggtggatttccggtgaacgatgttgcattcagcgaggagggcttggatgacctccgacaggaacacgcgacccctatcactgagtagttcccgcggagcaccgtggcgtagaatgaagctgcgaagaatgaagagtgcaacttcgcgggcggtcgctgccgggagagctgcagtctcagcgtagcgcgtcagatgatcgacgccgacaataatccaccggtttccagagccactatacgggagggggccgtagaggtcgatacccacgcggtcaaatgggcgagccgggcacgggagcggctgcaacgtgccagtaaggtgtcgcggaggtgtcttgctttgttggcatgtagggcaagactgaacgtatttctgcacaaagcgatacattcctcgccagtaatatcgctgacgcagcctttcgtaggttttcagggcgccgttgtgagcactttggggatccgcgtggaaattcaagcagatgtcagagcgcatatggctagggacagcaaggagccacttccgaccatctggcatgtagttgcggcggtacagaatgttgtctcgcacggaaaagtggactgcttgacggcgtagcgctctcgtcgaagggacagcagacggatcggtaaggtagtcgagcaacaaggcaaggtgtgggtctttacgctgctccgaaagcatgtcattggtgctgagtggtgacaaggtggtaacgtgaggtgacagagaagccacatctggtgttattggcgagcgggagagtgcatcagcatccgcatgcttgcggccggaacgatagacgacacgaatatcgtattcctgcaaccgaagtgcccaacggcccaggcgtcccgacgggtctttcaaggtggaaagccaacatagggcgtggtggtctgtcaccacgtcgaaaggacggccgtaaagatacgggcgaaacttcgtcaatgcccagatgatcgccaagcactccttctctgtcacggaatagtttaattcagccttctttagagcgcgacttgcataagcgacaacgtattcaccttgggtgcctttgcgttgtgccaaaacagcgccaagaccgacgccacttgcatcggtgtgaatttctgtgggagcggtggggtcgtagtgacgaaggataggtggtgaggtcaacaggcggcgcaactggcgaaatgcgtcatcacatgcaggtgaccatgcagatatacctttggtggtggcaagcagactcgtcaaaggtgcgatgatggacgcgaagttacgcacgaagcggcgaaaataggagcagaggccgacaaaacttctgagggctttcatcgtggtgggctttgggaattcggcgacagctcgaagcttatcgggatccggaagaacgccgtctttggagatgacatgtcccaagatggttagcttccgtgctgcgaagtggcacttcttggtgttaagttgtaggcccgcagaagttaggcacgtgagaatttcgtgcagacgagcaaggtgtgtcgggaaatctgcggagaagactactatgtcgtccaggtaacacaagcaagtcttccacttgtggccgcgaaggatggtatcgatcatgcgctcaaatgttgcaggcgcgttgcagagcccaaatggcatgacgttgaactcatataggccatcgggcgttacaaaggctgttttagggcgatcacactcagccattggcacctgccaatacccagaacgcagatccaaggatgtaaagtactcggcgccttgcaagcagtcaagagcatcgtctattcgcggtagcgggtagacgtccttttttgtaatcttgtttaagcggcgatagtcgacgcaaaatcgaatggtgccatcttttttcttcaccaataccacaggtgatgaccaaggactttgagaaggctgtatgaccccacgttgaagcatgtcatccacttgctccgtaatgacgcggcgctcttcggcggaaacgcggtaaggccgctgtcgcaggggcgagtgggagccggtgtcgatagtatgactgatagtcgtggtgcggcctaacaaaggttgttgaaagtcgaaagtagagataaacttgtcaaggagagcaacaagttggcggcgatgagagggggagaggttttcgtcaatggcgttgtcgaacgctgacgaacttgatggctgagataCAGGAGTGATTGAGGCAGTGTgacatgtggtgtcatcgggaagatcaagatcatcgatgtggtcgacaggttgtacagatcctaaagtttcaccacggagtaaggcaatggggttATTGCAGGGGTTTGTAACCAGCATTATGGTTGACCCAGAGGCAATTGTGAGtacggcaaatgggagaacgatgcccttgcgttcagtaaacactggagatggcgtaaacactaccgtggcgtcaggttcagaagtacacgaaagggtaatagggactgaagcttccggaggcaaggtCGTGTCGGTATCAACGATGAGTTTGGAGGGAAGAGGACGGTCGGGCGATGACAAATCACATGTTggcacaagggacacttccgcacggGAACAATCGATTATAGcttcatgacgtgaaaggaaatcccaacccaggatgaggtcatgagagcaagatggcagaacaaaaaattcaacgatgtacataatgtctcggatgacgacgcgcgccgtacacacagctgagggatgaatgcgttgcgcgctagctgtggacagcaccatgccagagagagacgttgtcactttcttgagtctcctacaaaagttcgcgttcatcacagaaacggcggccccggtatctacaagcGCTAGTGCGGTGACTCCCTCAAtaacgacatcaataacgttgtgcggcgaaaatggaggacttgagaattgcgcacaagttgcagttcttgcctccggaactgcactgattagtttccctcaccagaaggtggtcgacgacgcataggcgatggcgaccggcgacgaggagaagggaaacgagcactttctgagcggcgatccgagttGGAGTGCCTCTGTTCAGACGCTGATGTGGTGGCATGTGGCGGCGCGTAGGTAGGATTTCCGAAGGATGCGTACGCAGGTGTGGaacggcggcggcagacgcgcgcaatatggccagcgacgccacacgcgaagcagatggggcggttgtcatgagtgcgccacgcgtctgattgacggaagaagtgtggtgggggcctgtaaactggaggcgaggcgcgatggggtggtgccgataaggagcttggatgcggtgggggccgcgcgaccacagctgcgtagctgagaggtggaGATGGAGCAGGTGGTGCGTAGCCGGCACTCGAGAGgggggacggcatggaagtgcacgGGTAAGACcccggaactgcagggagggccccacaaatttcggtgcgtatggcctgctgcaggGTTGGGGGCAGGCTTGCGGTGGGCGCGTCGCTATGAGgcagcagggagagctgtcgggccacttcctctctgataaAGTCCTTGATCTGGTCTGTAAGggtgccctggcaaacgttgccgtttgctACTGCGaaggccgagatcgaatctggtggtgggagactttgccgggcgatggacCGCTGACGgcgcaattcgtcaaagctctggcacaggcttacgagcactgccacagtggtcgggcttttcgccagcaacatctggaatgcgccatcttcgatacccttgagaatgtgtctgatcttctcgtcttccggcatagatgggttaacccgcctgcagaggtccagcacatcctcaatgtaactggtaaatgtctcgccaggctgctgtgctcggtggcggagacgctggtcagcgcggagcttgcgcacctcTGGTCGGCCGAATGCTTCGGTGACGAGagtcttgaaggctgaccagtcggcgatggcggattcgcggttggtgaaccaaagtttagcgacgtcagccaagtaaaagataacgtagccgagcttagagtcgtcatcccacttgttgctagcgctcacgcgttcgtacaaggagagccagtcttcgacgtcgtgctcaccacttccgctgaagatgggcgggtctcgttgacgggtagagccggggcagggggtcgggacagccggtggtgctggctgggcagtgactgcgtcagtcatgttgtccggtggtcgctcggccaacttgcgagagcggagctccaggtctggttgggaatctcagcaacctcc includes these proteins:
- the LOC119388379 gene encoding uncharacterized protein LOC119388379 yields the protein MVGKPAVLLLLVLFRGGDAQEMRVESGQAPPECRDTHGHLPGGALSYGYTKALLGRLEACILFNRRFMAENLPIELSALTVPPKIQVPPSSELKRLTEEQAFLRIYQLLVAYTTFAQHMANTSHGVASCSGHAIAANSKRSAAGAATALQVATNSQRNADQLQELRCDVRLSSAAHGSQAQFAAADASAVGLILDTYVDCSKRLLAHYSVAVGVQQLLHSMRGYLLHLVRLKSPYPGADNAEAPEVFEQASY